DNA sequence from the Roseofilum reptotaenium CS-1145 genome:
AATAACTTGGGGTTCTCCTTGGAAACTGTTGGCTTCAATAGCCTGTTGTATCGTTAAAATTGGTTCTAGGGGAGTATAGTCAATGGTAACTTCTTTTGCTCCTTCTCGTGCGGCAGCTTCGGTTTCTGCAACTATCCAAATGATGGGTTGACTGTGGTAATAAATTTCATCAGTAGGTAGGAGAATTTCATCTAAATTAACAATGCAAGTATTGTTGATACCGGTAATATCTTCAGGGGTAATTACAGTGACAACTCCAGGGACTTGTTGGGCACGGGAATAGTCAATCTGACTAATTTTTGCCCTAGCATGGGAGGAGAGAACCGGATATAAATGTAGAAGATCTATGGGAGAGCGCAGGTCATCAGTATACGTGGCGGTTCCAGTAACGTGATGGGGGGCACTTTCATGGGTTTTATGTTTGTTGAATTTCATGGAAGTAACTGTAAATTATGAATTAGATATTTAGGTAGGGTGGGTAGGGTAAGAAGTGTAGAAGTTAAATAATATGGCTTATTTTCCTGCCTAACCTACGATGATTGGCAATTATAATAGTTTAATCACACTCGATCTCATGGAAAAATTTCTCGAAGAGATTGGCAACTAGGAGTTGACGATATTCGGCGCTGGCGCGGAGGTCGGTTAGGGGGCTAAATGTTTGTTGTAAGATGGGTTTGATGTCTCGGATAGTGTCTAAGTGCCACAGTTTGCCGATGAGCATGTCCTCGACTTGGGTAGCGCGGATGGGGAGGGGAGCAACTCCTCCATAGGCGAGTCTGGCATGAATAATGTGGTGGTTTTCGTCTAAGTCTATGGTAAAGGCTGCGGCAACGATGCTAATGTCATCGGTTCCTCGTTTGCCGACTTTATAGGATTGACTGAGACGGCGAATGGCTTTAGGTGGTAGGGTTCTGGGAATGGAGATGGAGCGGATAATTTCTCCCGCTTGTAGAGCAGTTTGGCGATAGTTTTGAAAAAAGTTGCATAAGGGGAGAGTTCTTTCACCTTGTGGACTGGCGAGGCTGAGGGTTGCGTCGAGAGAGAGGAGGACGGGGGAAAGATCGCCAATAGGTGAAGCGGTGCCTAAGTTACCCCCAAGGGTAGCGCGGTTGCGGATTTGGCGGGCGGCGAACCAGATGAGCATGGTGTCGAGACTGGGAAAGATGCCTTGAAGATGGGTTTGAATGTGGGAGAGGGGAAGAGCTGCGCCGATTTCGACGCTTTCGGGGGTGATGTGGAGGGTTTGCAGTTCAGGAATGGCTTCGAGGGAGATGAGTAGAGGAAAGTGTTGGGTATGGTGACTGAGGTGGAGTCCGATGTCGGTTGCTCCAGCGATGAGGGTAGCGTTGGGGTGTTGCTGGAGGAGATGGAGGAGTTGGTTGAGGTTGATGGGACGATGGAAGCGATCGCCATCTGCCCCATATTCGCACTCTATTATTACAGTAGAGGCAGTCTCTAGTTTTTGCGTAAAGCGATCTTGAATATTGGTGGCTCCAGTGACTTGTTGAGCGGCGCGACGAATGGGAAGATATCCCGTACACCTACAAAGATTTCCCTCAATGCAAACATCATTCACCGTTCCCTGGTAATAAGCACAAAACATGCTCATGATAAATCCTGGAGTGCAATAGCCACATTGAGAACCCCCCGTCTCTACCATAGCTTGTTGCACCGGATGCAGAGTCTCCCCAGCAATACCTTCTACGGTGATAATTTCTCGCCCAATAACTGCACCCAGGGGAACGATGCAACTATTGATAGCTTGATAGTAGGGTTTTCCCTCCTGATTTTGAGCAATAATAGCCACAGTACAAGCGCCACAGTCCCCATCACCACACCCTTCTTTCGTTCCCACAAATCCACTTTGGCGCAGATATTCCAACAGGGTGGAATGGGGAGAAGTATCTTTGAGAAAGAGGGTTTTGTTGTTAACAATCAGGTAGGGTTGAGTCATGGGTAAGGAGTAATATAGCGCTTTGCGCTAGGGAATAGGGAATGGGGAATAGGGAATAGGATTGTGGTACATGGCTTCGGGGATTCAACAGTTTACTCCATAACAGTACTTTGTACTGTATAGCAGAGAAAGAGTTGGTTAGAACAGTTAAGTTATGGTTTGAAGCAATAGGCACGAATAGCAACAGAAAATGCCCTAACTCTCCCTTTTGCTGCTATATAAGTAGGGATAGGTTCATCTAATATCCCCCATTTCTCACCAAGGTTATTGGTGAACTGGCTCCCCAATATAATTTGTAATTTTTAGGGAAACGATTCTCATAGGAATAGGGTTGAAATCATAGTCAGGCACGATATTCGATCGCTACAAGAGCGCTATTTTCCTCACCTAACGATTCTCGCTGAATTTCTTGCAGCCCGATGTTCTGAAAGTGTACTAATTCTGACAGAGAAAGGGGCCAAGGGGGGCCATCCGGTTCGGCTTCTGTGGCTCGAATTTGGGTGATGATCAAAAGTGTACCGTCTGGAGCGACTAAATTGGCGATCGCCTCCATGGTTTGCTCTCTCAGGGCTAAAGGTAAGGCTTGAATCGTATACGTCTCAATCACCCGATCAAAACCCTGATGCCAATTTTCAGGGGGTGCGAAGAGATCGGCCACTTGATAGGTTACCTTGGATTGGGGAAATCGCTGCTTGCACCAGGCGATCGCTGTTTCTGAAACATCAAACGCGGTTACCGTAAATCCCTGAGCAGCTAAGGCTTCGGCATCGTCGCCTAAACCACAACCCACCACAAGAGCTGTTTTTCCAGTTTCTTCTCTGGGATATTTTTGTAACCAACTTGCCAGCAGGGGATGGGGTTGTAATTTAGCCCAGGGAATTTTGCCTTCCTCCTGGTTAGCCGATTCATACAGGGTTTCAAACCAGGCATAGGGGGTATTATTTTCGATGGCACGATCGACCATTTCTTCAAGTCGCTGACGATCTTCCATAAGCTTAAGGGAGTTTAGTAGCACTAAAAAACCTAGCTCTACCTTCAACGGGAACACCAGGAGTTGGTTCAAAGGGAGGGCGACCTAGGGACACGCTACAATTGGACGATTCGGTGATACTCGCTTGCCAACCATAGGATGAAAATAGGGCTATGGGGTTATCAAAGCCAGATTTAAAGTATCCTCGATAGGGTGCATAGTCAATTCCAGCTTTTCCGAGCATATCGCAACCCAAGATACTTTCAGGAGCGCTTAAGTCAGATAAG
Encoded proteins:
- the xdhA gene encoding xanthine dehydrogenase small subunit, producing MTQPYLIVNNKTLFLKDTSPHSTLLEYLRQSGFVGTKEGCGDGDCGACTVAIIAQNQEGKPYYQAINSCIVPLGAVIGREIITVEGIAGETLHPVQQAMVETGGSQCGYCTPGFIMSMFCAYYQGTVNDVCIEGNLCRCTGYLPIRRAAQQVTGATNIQDRFTQKLETASTVIIECEYGADGDRFHRPINLNQLLHLLQQHPNATLIAGATDIGLHLSHHTQHFPLLISLEAIPELQTLHITPESVEIGAALPLSHIQTHLQGIFPSLDTMLIWFAARQIRNRATLGGNLGTASPIGDLSPVLLSLDATLSLASPQGERTLPLCNFFQNYRQTALQAGEIIRSISIPRTLPPKAIRRLSQSYKVGKRGTDDISIVAAAFTIDLDENHHIIHARLAYGGVAPLPIRATQVEDMLIGKLWHLDTIRDIKPILQQTFSPLTDLRASAEYRQLLVANLFEKFFHEIECD
- a CDS encoding class I SAM-dependent methyltransferase, whose protein sequence is MEDRQRLEEMVDRAIENNTPYAWFETLYESANQEEGKIPWAKLQPHPLLASWLQKYPREETGKTALVVGCGLGDDAEALAAQGFTVTAFDVSETAIAWCKQRFPQSKVTYQVADLFAPPENWHQGFDRVIETYTIQALPLALREQTMEAIANLVAPDGTLLIITQIRATEAEPDGPPWPLSLSELVHFQNIGLQEIQRESLGEENSALVAIEYRA